Proteins encoded within one genomic window of Gloeobacter kilaueensis JS1:
- the rimP gene encoding ribosome maturation factor RimP — protein MKPHDIVEQVTALAEPLAAELGLQLVAVAFQTHTRPATLRVDIRHPTSDTGLDDCERMSRALEARLDAQDIVAGAYNLEVSSPGVERVLTSDREFVAFRGFAVIVKTFAPVGGKKQWEGRLLERDEANVYFTVGGRRVALPREQVARVQLIHASHSS, from the coding sequence ATGAAACCCCACGATATCGTCGAGCAGGTAACGGCACTGGCGGAGCCATTAGCCGCCGAATTGGGTCTACAACTGGTGGCGGTAGCCTTCCAGACCCATACCAGGCCCGCCACCCTGCGCGTGGATATTCGTCATCCCACCAGCGATACCGGCCTCGACGACTGCGAGCGGATGAGCCGCGCCCTCGAAGCGCGCCTCGATGCTCAGGACATCGTTGCGGGCGCTTACAACCTCGAGGTCTCAAGCCCCGGTGTCGAGCGCGTCCTCACGAGCGACCGCGAATTTGTCGCCTTTCGCGGCTTTGCCGTCATAGTCAAGACCTTTGCACCGGTGGGCGGCAAAAAGCAGTGGGAGGGAAGGTTACTTGAGCGCGACGAGGCGAACGTCTATTTCACCGTCGGTGGGCGGCGCGTCGCTCTGCCGCGCGAGCAGGTGGCGCGGGTGCAGTTGATCCACGCTTCCCATTCGTCCTGA
- the nusA gene encoding transcription termination factor NusA translates to MSMIYLPGINQQIETISRQRNLPKHAVKEALVEALKKGYERFRKTYRDPRETGDELIFDNFIVELDTDREGFRILATKTIVETVNDTDQEIALAEVREVAPDAEPGGTVVVDVTPEKGDFGRMAAIQTKQVLSQKLRDQQRKLIQEEFRELEGTVLQARVMRFEGRSVICAVSSGFGQSEVEAELPKNEQLPNEPYRIGSAFKVFLRKVWEGSRRGPQLLVSRADAGLVVYLFANEVPEIEDEIVRIVAVAREANPPSRTVGPRTKIAVDTLERDVDPVGACIGARGSRIQAVVNELRGEKIDVIRWSPDPATYISNALSPARVVQVRLVDPDARQAHVIVPDDQLSLAIGKEGQNVRLAARLTGWKIDIKKSSEYSVEAY, encoded by the coding sequence GTGTCAATGATCTATTTGCCCGGCATCAATCAGCAGATCGAAACGATCAGCCGGCAGCGGAACTTACCCAAACATGCCGTCAAAGAAGCGCTCGTCGAAGCCCTCAAAAAAGGCTACGAGCGCTTTCGCAAGACCTACCGCGACCCACGCGAGACGGGCGACGAACTGATTTTCGATAACTTTATCGTCGAACTCGACACCGACCGCGAGGGCTTCCGCATTCTTGCCACCAAGACGATCGTCGAGACCGTCAACGACACCGACCAAGAAATCGCCCTCGCAGAAGTGCGCGAGGTCGCCCCGGACGCCGAACCTGGCGGCACGGTCGTCGTCGATGTCACCCCCGAAAAGGGCGACTTTGGCCGGATGGCCGCCATCCAGACCAAGCAGGTGCTCTCGCAAAAGTTGCGCGACCAGCAGCGCAAACTGATTCAAGAAGAATTCCGCGAACTGGAGGGCACCGTCCTGCAGGCGCGGGTGATGCGCTTCGAGGGCCGCTCGGTCATCTGTGCCGTCTCCAGCGGCTTTGGCCAGAGCGAGGTCGAAGCGGAGCTACCCAAAAACGAGCAGTTGCCCAACGAGCCCTACCGCATCGGTTCCGCCTTCAAAGTCTTTTTGCGCAAAGTCTGGGAAGGTTCCCGCCGGGGCCCGCAACTACTGGTCTCCCGCGCCGACGCCGGTCTGGTCGTCTATCTTTTTGCCAACGAAGTCCCCGAAATCGAAGATGAGATCGTCCGGATCGTGGCGGTGGCCCGCGAGGCAAACCCCCCTTCGCGCACCGTCGGCCCGCGCACCAAGATTGCCGTCGATACCCTCGAACGCGACGTCGATCCGGTCGGTGCCTGCATCGGGGCGCGGGGTTCGCGCATCCAGGCAGTCGTAAATGAACTGCGCGGCGAAAAGATCGACGTGATCCGCTGGTCGCCGGACCCGGCCACCTACATCTCCAACGCCCTCTCCCCGGCCAGGGTCGTGCAGGTGCGCCTCGTCGATCCCGATGCCCGGCAGGCCCACGTCATCGTCCCCGACGACCAGCTCTCGCTTGCCATCGGCAAAGAAGGCCAGAACGTCCGCCTCGCCGCCCGCCTCACCGGCTGGAAAATAGACATCAAAAAGTCGTCCGAATACAGCGTCGAGGCTTACTGA
- a CDS encoding DNA cytosine methyltransferase: MAEAQDQQLNVLALLDQGMYETANNARGVLAASRNELRVVELFSGAGGMGLGFLMSSSEKTACRIVHTSECDPICIKSIFTNYSYWKEHAKVLINEPFPSEIAPTDLSTAIGRESVVSQVQRYGGVDILIGGPPCQGFSQANRNSWSPNNPYNKLVNNFIELAIALNPKVILMENVQGILWTPRSNHHENKLGVVEHITRKLAKTGYVLFPSVLDAAWYGVPQHRNRFFLLALDQSLGYTEDSFGNWGPFPFPTHGPITTQKFVTVRDAISDLPKVENGEGRLFQDYKNPRQQDLALNVFLNEAREFSQPGVIEGHIVSKQADYVLERYKNIPEGGNWSDIQHMMTNYSKLERTHSNIYRRLKWDEPSITIGNYRKSMLIHPAQDRGLSLREATRLQSFPDWFVFCGVATKRGTTLMHKQQQLANAVSFLLIKAIAKYILTL; the protein is encoded by the coding sequence TTGGCAGAAGCTCAAGATCAGCAGCTCAATGTTCTTGCATTGCTAGATCAAGGAATGTATGAAACAGCGAATAACGCTAGAGGGGTCTTGGCTGCTTCTCGCAACGAATTACGGGTCGTCGAACTATTCTCTGGTGCTGGGGGAATGGGCCTTGGATTTCTAATGTCGAGTTCTGAAAAAACTGCTTGTAGAATAGTTCACACGAGTGAATGTGATCCAATTTGCATCAAAAGTATCTTTACAAATTACAGTTATTGGAAGGAGCACGCAAAAGTACTTATAAATGAGCCATTTCCAAGTGAAATTGCACCTACCGACTTATCAACTGCGATTGGTAGAGAGTCTGTTGTATCTCAAGTGCAGAGGTATGGCGGCGTAGATATACTTATTGGTGGTCCTCCCTGTCAAGGTTTTTCACAAGCCAACCGCAACTCTTGGAGCCCTAACAATCCATATAACAAACTCGTCAATAACTTTATTGAACTCGCAATTGCTCTTAATCCAAAAGTAATATTAATGGAAAACGTTCAAGGAATCTTATGGACGCCAAGATCGAATCATCATGAAAATAAGCTAGGAGTTGTGGAACATATTACTCGCAAGCTTGCAAAAACAGGTTATGTCTTGTTTCCTTCAGTTCTAGACGCTGCTTGGTACGGAGTTCCTCAACATCGCAACCGTTTTTTCTTACTCGCACTTGACCAGTCACTTGGTTACACAGAGGATAGTTTCGGAAACTGGGGACCATTTCCTTTTCCAACTCATGGCCCAATAACCACTCAAAAATTCGTCACTGTTCGAGATGCCATTTCAGACTTGCCTAAAGTTGAAAATGGTGAGGGAAGATTATTCCAAGATTATAAAAATCCTCGCCAGCAAGATTTGGCACTAAATGTTTTTCTAAATGAAGCGAGAGAATTTTCGCAACCAGGAGTTATTGAAGGTCATATCGTCTCAAAACAGGCCGATTATGTTCTGGAAAGATATAAGAATATTCCTGAGGGTGGTAATTGGTCTGATATTCAACATATGATGACAAATTATTCGAAGTTAGAACGAACCCACAGCAACATTTATAGAAGGCTCAAATGGGATGAACCATCTATAACGATTGGAAACTATAGGAAAAGCATGTTAATACATCCAGCTCAAGATAGAGGCTTATCTTTAAGAGAGGCAACTCGTTTGCAATCCTTTCCCGACTGGTTTGTATTTTGTGGAGTCGCAACTAAAAGAGGTACAACACTAATGCACAAACAACAGCAGCTTGCAAATGCAGTCAGCTTTCTTCTTATAAAAGCAATCGCAAAGTATATACTTACTCTTTAG
- a CDS encoding Z1 domain-containing protein has protein sequence MFTGNISNGSNVNQLRQFLAQAENISANDFQTILSDAIDVFNFCQPLNTPGSTQGLIYGNIQSGKTAVILAFIAHAIDNGMQNFIVFTSDLNDLYEQTLQRIQQAMNSAVVYNKSNFNVGSGIGLTVPLIFVASKNSTVLRRLDSALQNSRRINSTFAIIDDEADQASLNTNINVLRPPSGVNQGIVRLRSRLTSYAFIQTTATPQALVLQDVNNLFRPNFVVVTTPGHNYTGGNIFFGNNNFMNSNYIRIVPDIDVDLLRQNNTIPQTVAQSLYLFFAGAAALRLAGNDKNYTYLLHTSLRQQDHAIASQSVGNFVNQLLNEFATNSLSQQTQQGLLNAYADLQRTFQNLQSLPSIVQEIRRLIASTTVAEINARTGGGVEPNPIRKHTIYIGATKIGRGVTVKNLLITYYGRDAQHPQMDTVLQHARMYGYRQSDLAAIRIFIPEVLAQRFYDIHQADNKLRELCRNTHAAIPVLPLNTGIRPSRANVLNRNTVELGAYIAGSEYFPSTPYSTPADLGNQTTDLDNLLAPYAIQQIYNVTIDFMLQILNFKFGVPSSSGAWEDQLIRLAVQDLRNDLQHYNNSANLVIVNRAANIFKARSRGYRQIGSIMPGGVGNPPFGINPNSPAIFLFRLTGQAHHPSTNPGGWHGVPFWVPNVRFPNGNYVFAANYST, from the coding sequence GTGTTTACTGGCAATATCTCGAATGGCAGTAACGTAAATCAACTTCGACAATTTTTAGCACAAGCAGAAAATATTTCTGCTAATGATTTTCAAACTATATTGAGTGATGCCATTGATGTATTTAACTTCTGTCAACCATTAAACACTCCCGGTAGCACCCAAGGACTAATATATGGCAATATTCAAAGTGGTAAGACCGCAGTTATTCTAGCGTTTATTGCTCATGCCATCGACAATGGAATGCAGAATTTTATTGTTTTTACATCAGACCTAAATGACCTATACGAGCAAACATTGCAGCGTATTCAGCAAGCGATGAATAGTGCTGTAGTTTATAATAAATCAAACTTTAATGTTGGCAGTGGTATTGGTCTTACAGTACCGCTGATTTTTGTTGCATCAAAGAACTCTACGGTTTTGCGTCGCTTGGATAGCGCTCTTCAGAATTCTCGACGTATCAATTCAACTTTTGCAATTATTGATGATGAAGCTGACCAAGCAAGTTTGAATACAAACATTAATGTATTAAGGCCTCCCAGTGGTGTCAACCAAGGAATTGTTCGTCTTAGAAGTCGGCTTACATCATATGCATTTATCCAGACAACGGCAACCCCTCAAGCTCTTGTTCTTCAGGATGTAAACAATCTGTTTAGGCCAAATTTTGTGGTCGTTACTACTCCTGGACATAACTATACTGGAGGAAACATATTTTTCGGTAATAATAACTTTATGAATTCGAATTATATAAGAATTGTGCCTGATATCGATGTCGATCTGTTGCGACAAAATAATACTATTCCGCAAACCGTAGCTCAGTCGTTATACTTATTTTTTGCCGGTGCTGCTGCTCTCAGATTGGCTGGTAATGATAAGAATTACACTTATTTACTCCATACGAGCCTGCGTCAACAGGATCATGCCATAGCGAGTCAAAGTGTAGGTAACTTCGTTAATCAGTTATTAAATGAGTTTGCCACTAATAGTCTCTCACAACAGACTCAACAAGGTTTATTAAATGCATATGCAGATTTGCAAAGGACTTTTCAGAACCTACAATCTCTTCCAAGTATAGTTCAGGAAATTCGACGGCTAATTGCATCAACAACAGTTGCTGAAATTAACGCAAGAACTGGTGGGGGTGTTGAGCCAAATCCTATTAGAAAACATACTATATACATTGGAGCTACAAAGATAGGCCGTGGAGTGACGGTTAAAAATTTGCTGATTACTTACTACGGAAGAGATGCACAACATCCACAGATGGATACGGTTTTACAACACGCTCGTATGTATGGCTATAGGCAGTCCGATCTGGCAGCTATACGAATTTTCATTCCCGAGGTTCTTGCACAAAGATTTTATGACATTCATCAAGCTGACAATAAGTTACGTGAGCTATGTAGAAATACTCATGCAGCAATACCTGTTCTACCCTTGAATACTGGTATTCGGCCTAGCCGCGCTAATGTATTAAATAGAAATACGGTCGAGCTAGGTGCGTATATTGCAGGCAGTGAGTATTTCCCGTCTACGCCCTATTCCACTCCAGCAGATCTAGGTAATCAGACAACTGATTTGGATAACTTGCTTGCTCCGTATGCAATTCAGCAAATTTATAACGTCACAATCGATTTTATGCTCCAAATCTTAAACTTTAAGTTTGGTGTCCCTTCATCTTCTGGTGCATGGGAAGATCAACTTATTCGCCTAGCCGTGCAAGATTTGCGAAATGATCTCCAGCACTACAATAATAGTGCTAATTTAGTCATTGTAAACAGGGCCGCAAATATATTCAAAGCTCGATCAAGAGGCTACCGGCAGATTGGTAGTATTATGCCTGGCGGTGTAGGCAACCCACCATTTGGCATTAATCCGAACTCGCCCGCCATTTTTCTTTTCAGACTTACTGGTCAAGCTCACCATCCTTCAACAAATCCTGGAGGCTGGCATGGAGTGCCATTTTGGGTTCCAAATGTTCGTTTTCCTAATGGGAACTATGTTTTCGCTGCTAACTATAGCACTTAG